A window of Castanea sativa cultivar Marrone di Chiusa Pesio chromosome 8, ASM4071231v1 genomic DNA:
GagattattacaaattttattaccaGCGATTTACAAACTAAAGTGACAATATGAATTTCATTGGTGCATTTTCaacaactaatatatatatatatatatatatatatatatatatatatatatatatattttgtgaataatgacacatcagtttgtaatggttttgcaataaaatttttagtatcTCTAATTTTACTCATAAAATGAATatcatacattttttattacaaaataatcatCTCCATTAATCATGGGGAAAATCCATTTCATGgtcaagattttatttttgactcAAACTGTTTACGTAACATATGGAAACATATTAAGATGAGTAATATTTCTATTAAACTAATTGGCATATTATCCATATTGTTGGTAAACAATGAGCAGTGTGATGGCATTGGAGAATTtgaaataaacattaaaaaccTCTTATTGACACCATTTTAATGGTGGTTCTTGTAAAATGACACTCATCTTTAACACATCATGAGAATTTCAAGGGACTAACCAGTTGTCATTAGGGCCGATTTAATTGCAGAAGGAGACCAATTGGGGTGGAATGATTTGATGTAGGCAGCGGCACCAGCCACATGAGGGCAAGCCATTGAAGTTCCAGAGAGTATATTATACACACCAAACCGGTCGTCCTCAGGAGACCCAGTCGCTGATTTTAGTTTAGTGAAAGCAGCTACTATATCTAGCCCAGGTGCCACAATATCCGGCTGCAAATCAAACATAATTTATAACCATCATACTAGCATATATGCTAAAAATAATTACACAAATTTATGCCTAGAATGTTTATCATTGCAAAAGGTTACCTTAAGTATTGTGCGAGATATCTTGGCCGGACCTCGGGATGAAAAGGAAGCCACAAAGGGTGCAGCAGTATCGCGTACTGATTTGGACTGGTGTATGACAGCCTGAGGGTTTCTGAAAATTTtacccatgaaaaaaaaaaatccgtaaAGAATGTTAAtatatcaagttttttttttatatatttttttaatattaatcaaataattacAAGTTATAATGAACCCTAAATATGGTAACTAGGCTCTATATTAGTATGAACTTAGAATATACTTTGGtcacaacaaaaagaaaaagaaaaagaaaaaattcaaattaataacAACCCTCCTAGCAATtatttggggggagggggggcattttatataataaatttgtttcttCTTACTTGGTTGAGTTGACATATGCAAGAATTTTGTTAGCAAAACTAGAATCAACATAGGCACCAGGGATGGTAGACGTAAAGGAGGTATCTATCTTCTCTACGAGAGATATGAGCTCCCCAACCCCACCTATACTCTTAATGTAAGTTTGACTTGCTGATTCATTGCATAGCACGATCTTTCCTTTGACTTTATTCGCGTCCAGACTGTCATCACTACAATACCTGCACAATTCTTTAATTGATTAGTGCTACAAATATTAACAGTCTGACTCTGAATATATATTAGGTTTGGTGATCTTCAATTACAGTATAAATCATGAAATAGGAAGTGCTCTCTAATTAATTACCAGGGAGTTGAACTTGGAGATAAAGAACTATTGGCTGCTAATCCCGCGGTGATTAGAGGGTACATCTTCTTTCTTGGTAAAAATGTGTTTCTGGAAATTCCCTGTTATTCAATGCCCCCAGTAAATGTAATGTGATTATGATCAAGAGAAATGGAAAAGGATCATGCTCCCAGATAAAAGCACTCCATTGCTAAATATTATTACACTTTAAATGAGATGAGTTGTTTTATATACAATCATCCCCATTTAAaatcttttaaataatgtaacaCTCTGTACATggttagataaaaaaaatttaaaaaaaaaaatcttaactaTAAACGAATTCCACCTGTTTCAAATGAAATGGAAAATTATCATGTTCCTAGATGGAAGAACTCCTTTACTAAGCAAGACCATCGTAATTAATGCCACAAGTTGCTTCAGGATCATCTCcatttgaaatattttcatatttttggttagattaaatattactataaatcTAGTgctatatcaaattttttttttggtagcaaAACTTTGTATGCCatcccaaaaagaaagaagcgACTTACGTCAGTTTGTAGGTTATTTCCAATTTTAACTGGAGTCCTGAACTGCCTATCAATGGAAGAAGCACCAACAGTCATTATCCAAGGACCTGAGTTCTGCACAGTACCCAATAATGGGCCAGCATTCCCCGCTGAACATGCTGTGAAAATCCCCCTCTTCATTGCATGAAAGCTACCGATCGAAATGGGATCCTCAAAAAAGCTATTTGAGGCCCCTCCGATAGATATTGATATCACGTCAACTCCGTCATCAATGGCATCGTCCAATCCAGCCAAAAGGTCTATCTCACTGCAACCTCCGTTCGAACACACCTTGTACATTGCAATGCGTGCTGATGGAACCCCACCTCGAGCTATGCCTTTGGCTAAACCGTAAAAGCTCGCGCCTGCTATCGAGGCACCTGCTGCAGTGGATGCAGTGTGACTGCCGTGGCCCTCATCATCTATTGGGGATGGATTTGGATCTAATTTGGCCCTGACGGGGTCGTTGTTGTAGAATGTTGCACCTATTACCTTGCTGCATAAATGGGTGAATAGCTTGGAAATTAAATGAAAGATCCATGCGTGAATAGCTTGAATCATGTGCTTTATAACCACCTTATGTGCGCCACATGGAATAATATCCCATTGAACTTGTCTTACTTAAATTAGGACTTGTGGTTGCCGACTTAGGTTTTGCTTTTTACCCTAACTGACTTGTACTTGTATAAATAGCAATTGATGGAAATAGTATTTTGAATCAAATAATACCACATCATCTATATCAAAATTCAGTAAACGAGAGacatgtatataaaaataattactcATTAACACATGTCTTTTACTATTATCATGATAgttattttttgcaaatgtatCTCACTAGATTTTAATATAACCGATATGGTattatttgatactaaatatCCTCTAGAATTGATGGGTGGTAATCAAAGTGAGCACCAACTTTTGTGATTAGAAAAGTTTCCTTTATTGTTTGGTAGAGTTCTAAGTCGTGACTTTGTTTGTGCTTTTGGTGTCTATGAGTTCTTTGGGTGTATTTGAGCCTTAGATTTTGTGAGAGTACATTTGGTACCACCTTTGTACTCTCCTTTGTTATTGAAACTTTCTCCTTGACCCAGCCTGTGAACATAGGCCAAAAGTCGAACCATGTAAGTCTTTGTGTTacttgtgtgattttttttttttttttcataacccCATTGCTATTTGGATATACATACAACAAATAGATCTTTATACTTTCTCTACTCTCAACAAATTGGTGTCAAAGCTTTTGCTTTTACAACAAgatgtattatttaaatttcatttttatccTAAGTAATGTTTaaaacacattttatttttagaattgttGATAAGATCTGTTATGATTGGAATAAAATCACTTTCATTTAGATCTACCAACATACTTTTTATTATGCACCTAGGTATACTATTTTGTGGTTGGTCACAATTGAGGAGAGAGATTGAGATTGTTTACTTGTTGCAGCCGGTGAAGTTGCCTACTACTTGGCATCTGCCCTTCCATTTTGATGGAGGAGGTCCTAGTCCTTTGTCGTCAAAACTTGGAGCATCAATAtatattcctaaaaaataaggggaggaaaaataaaaaattaaataagttatCAAAATTCCACCATGATGACATGTAACAAGAAGGAAGTTAAAGCTCAATGAgaagttttaatttattaccTGTATCTAATAAACCAACAATGATATTACTTTCAATTTGATGATTTCTCTTCACTGAGGGAGGCATTCCTAAGAAATCCCATGATCTTGTTGTatgaagttttagaattttaCTAGGAAACACCGACACCACATTTTTGTTCTCTGTAAAGGatgcatatatgtatataaattatataagacAACCACCCcaagagaaataaagaaaaagagaaagaaagaaagagatgttCTGTAAcatgaattttttaatgtgtaccTCGTAGACTTTCAGCTTCATCTGGCAATAGGTTTGCTGCAAATGCGTTAAAACTTTTTGTGTAGCTATATATCATGGACTTTTGGGCAATATGGCCACTGAAAAACGACAATACTTGATGGTTTAATTGTCTACCCAAATGACTCAATTTGTTGCATGCTGTGATGTTATATCATATATGGATTATACCCAAAAAgctaattttatatacatagaAAATGATGTAGAATAGATAGTACAGGAATTCCTAGAGTAGCAAGAGCGATGGAAGTCATGGAGCAAGATCAAGAGAGTGTTAGTAAAAGCAACTGGGGCGACTATGTTGAAATTGCATAAAATTTGACAAGTTGAAAGGAAACGGCACTTTGATAAAGACTTGAGCCTTAATCCTTGAGGGTCGCCTAAATTTAAGTAAATTCCTTTGTTAAGGCCCCAAAAACagtgtttttcctatttttagtaatatttatttttctttaataacttttagtttaaaaatcaGAATAATGTCTCGTCTAATTTGGAACGTCTCTTagaaacaatattttcaatttccataattatctcaatttttctatttttggaaaaattttgctttttacCACCTAATTATGTGATTAACACAAATTAGGCTTTTGAACATATTGCTAGTTGTCCtgagttttctttttactatttaaacataTTGTAGCCTCCAAGACagtttagttttcagttttataaaaatacagAATTTGTCTATTGTTTTTCTTTCGTGGATTCTAGACATTTATCACCTTGTGATTTGAGGTTTTCATTCAAAAGATAACatgtttagtttctttttccATCCAGAAAGcaaaatatttgttttcttgTAGCTTCCACGACATCAAAAAAGCCCAATGCtatacatattaataaaatccTAACTATTATGGAACCGTTCCCTACCACCAAATCTCTGACCCCTGTATGAATTATATTTCACCCAATTACTTTCCATGAAAGAGAGAACAAATCAAGACATTTATTTCTAGAGAAAATCTTGAGATTAGTCAACAAATTAAGGGACTAATTACTAGAAAAAATCATGAGATtgacactacaacaaaatgtattttcagtgacgaATGTATTTTTACTTTTGCATGTAATTCTATTATAAATTCGGATTCCATTGTAATTTACTTTCATAAGAGGTGTATGAGAAAATCACGTAAACTCGaatgttttctctcttctcccttttcttttctctgtatCTCATTTACAAATTTATACACGAACTATTCCAAGTATaaattaccacaaaaaaaaaaaaaactattccgtgtaagaaacaaaaggaaaactagtactgtttaaattaaaatatgagtAGATATAAGCATGCAATGTTTAGATATTTTGTCATCCCACTTACCCTCCAACAACTGAAGAAAGCAAGTTGTGATGAAGATTAGTTGCAGAGGTTTTTGACTGTAGTGCCTCTCCCATGTACACAATGTACGCCTATGtgttaatgaaaaataaatttctgaTTAGTGAATGAACTCCATTATATGAGGTGCATGGAtcaaataatatacaaattataaAATGCAATCACCTTTCTAACTACGTCACCAGAACCATGAGTGAATGACCAATGAAGCTGCGTAGCCAGAAGGAAGAGGGTGATCATACAAATTCGAACCATTTTTGGTTCTTGTATTGCAAGCAACACTGCTCTTGCTTTCTCTGTTGTTCCTATATATATAGTcagatttttctttaaatatccctagttgttctttctctttttttttttttgtgttttcttaaTATGGTGAACATTTTCATGCTAAAATATAATCTTGGACTTTTTCCAATTTACagttaaaaaatttgcatagactaattaattaaagatACTCCATCTCACAAGTTTCTAATTGTGCAAGacttaaataaaagagaagcaatgttttattttttctttctttggtatGATAGGAAAATTAGAATTGTTTGCAGAGGTGTTTAGGTGTAACTTCATTATATTTAGTTACAAACGGTTTCTTTATTAGCTTGTCCACCTGTTAAAACCGAGAATAAACACCCAAAATTTTTATGTATTGAATTATTTAAACTTTGTACAAAGTTAGAATATGTTATACATATAACTAAACAGAGTGTTAAAACTAACCAACTCCTAAACTAGCCCATATACgctgaaatagaattttaacgACTTTATTTACACCGAATCTAATAGACGGGtgtttcctaaaataaaaatctaatagACGTGTACACAGACAGTTGTAACACACTCTAGCAGATTATGGGTCTACTTATAACAAATATGGTGTTTTGACTTTGAGaagtccaaataataataataagtaatacATCATACTGTTTGTTTTGGGCATCTGTGAATTAAGTACTGATGGTTAAAA
This region includes:
- the LOC142606407 gene encoding subtilisin-like protease SBT4.15, which translates into the protein MSGHNIGSVLTFNLSIPGDSRTGQELRTSLRVGRMFPVDNLRLPLIALVSVAVAAYIVYMGEALQSKTSATNLHHNLLSSVVGGGHIAQKSMIYSYTKSFNAFAANLLPDEAESLRENKNVVSVFPSKILKLHTTRSWDFLGMPPSVKRNHQIESNIIVGLLDTGIYIDAPSFDDKGLGPPPSKWKGRCQVVGNFTGCNNKVIGATFYNNDPVRAKLDPNPSPIDDEGHGSHTASTAAGASIAGASFYGLAKGIARGGVPSARIAMYKVCSNGGCSEIDLLAGLDDAIDDGVDVISISIGGASNSFFEDPISIGSFHAMKRGIFTACSAGNAGPLLGTVQNSGPWIMTVGASSIDRQFRTPVKIGNNLQTDGISRNTFLPRKKMYPLITAGLAANSSLSPSSTPWYCSDDSLDANKVKGKIVLCNESASQTYIKSIGGVGELISLVEKIDTSFTSTIPGAYVDSSFANKILAYVNSTKNPQAVIHQSKSVRDTAAPFVASFSSRGPAKISRTILKPDIVAPGLDIVAAFTKLKSATGSPEDDRFGVYNILSGTSMACPHVAGAAAYIKSFHPNWSPSAIKSALMTTASELKTKDDQAELAYGAGQIDPIRALQPGLIYDISTSDYVRFLCNEGYSGTLIRLFTGEITNCSSLPNIGGHDVLNYPSMYFQFTNAKSSISAIFHRTVTNVGSRKSIYKATVRAPKNLKVTVIPNKLTFSQLNQKKSFQVMIQGPPQLLNQTAGLSASLEWSDGTHRVKSPIFITSIQSG